A stretch of the Coprobacillus cateniformis genome encodes the following:
- the rplI gene encoding 50S ribosomal protein L9 — MKVILTQDVKKVGKKGDIVNVADGYGQNFLIKNKLAVLATEHGKEIVAHNKEQERLQDLENKKKAEELKETLENITLEFALSSGKDGKTFGSVSTKNVAEELLKTHDIKIDKRKFINARPIQALGYTNLKIELYKDVIATIKVHLKEK; from the coding sequence ATGAAAGTTATTTTAACTCAAGATGTAAAGAAAGTGGGAAAGAAAGGTGATATTGTTAATGTTGCTGATGGATATGGTCAAAACTTTTTAATTAAGAATAAACTTGCAGTTTTGGCTACAGAGCATGGGAAAGAGATTGTTGCTCACAATAAGGAACAAGAACGTTTGCAAGATTTAGAAAATAAGAAGAAAGCTGAAGAATTAAAGGAAACATTAGAAAACATTACTTTAGAATTTGCTTTGTCTTCAGGGAAAGATGGAAAAACATTTGGAAGTGTGTCTACAAAAAATGTTGCAGAAGAATTATTGAAAACACATGATATTAAAATTGATAAAAGAAAGTTTATTAATGCAAGACCTATTCAAGCTTTGGGATATACAAATCTTAAGATTGAACTTTATAAAGATGTCATTGCGACAATCAAAGTACACTTAAAAGAAAAATAA